One Williamsia phyllosphaerae DNA segment encodes these proteins:
- a CDS encoding YceI family protein produces MKKKLLWAAGVIVVVVVVAIAAGPWVYKNWIVDDADEALTLPSQTQAAQGDVNGAWTVVAGPDAEDTRTQAGYRVDEVLRGENITVNGRTTKVTGGIDVAADKLESGTITVDVASITSPDSSRDNRFRGSGIMDTSAHPTATFEITAPADISGVPASGEAATVPVTGTMTLKGEKRYVSTDLNVERSGTSVIVQGSIPVTWSDYGVEAPTLGFVQVEKTGSIEFLVNLDRA; encoded by the coding sequence ATGAAGAAAAAGCTGCTGTGGGCCGCCGGAGTGATCGTCGTGGTCGTGGTCGTGGCGATCGCCGCCGGACCGTGGGTCTACAAGAACTGGATCGTCGACGACGCCGATGAGGCGCTGACCCTGCCGTCACAGACCCAGGCCGCCCAGGGCGACGTCAACGGCGCGTGGACCGTGGTCGCCGGGCCGGACGCGGAAGACACCCGCACGCAGGCCGGGTACCGGGTCGACGAGGTGCTGCGCGGCGAGAACATCACGGTCAACGGTCGCACCACGAAGGTCACCGGCGGCATCGACGTCGCCGCCGACAAGCTGGAGAGCGGAACCATCACCGTCGACGTCGCGTCCATCACCAGCCCGGACTCGTCGCGCGACAACCGGTTCCGCGGCTCCGGGATCATGGACACCTCCGCGCACCCCACCGCGACGTTCGAGATCACCGCTCCCGCCGACATCTCCGGGGTCCCGGCCTCGGGCGAGGCCGCCACGGTCCCGGTGACCGGCACGATGACCCTCAAGGGCGAAAAGCGCTACGTCAGCACCGATCTCAACGTCGAACGATCCGGGACCTCGGTCATCGTGCAGGGATCGATCCCGGTGACGTGGTCGGACTACGGCGTCGAGGCGCCGACGCTGGGCTTCGTCCAGGTCGAGAAGACCGGGTCCATCGAGTTCCTGGTCAACCTCGACCGCGCCTGA
- the ggh gene encoding glucosylglycerate hydrolase: MANLGFTPTQLSARAAYLLRGNDLGTMTSAAPKLYPHMWSWDAAFVSVGLAPLSVERAVIEMDTLLSAQWTNGMIPHIVFANGRDGYFPGPARWECAKLAAHAPTTADTSGITQPPVHAIAVQRILDQSRRRGRTTRAVANEFLDRRWGDLVRWHRWLADARDPGGRGRITLFHGWESGMDNSPRWDAAYGNVVPGDDLPPYTRADLMHVADLTMRPTDLEYDRYLWLVEQMKRVNYDDALLPEVMSFAVEDVFVSAIFAVACDVLATIGEDYSKPRADVRDLRAWADRFRAGVVSATNERNGIARDFDLRAGRWINTETIAAFAPLLCGGLPRDRERTLLRIFEGPRFCGHPDLKYAVPPSNSPIAANFKPREYWRGPVWPVITWLFSWAFARRGWPERSARLREEGLRQAQDGAFAEYYEPFTGEPLGSMQQSWTAAAVLDWLD, translated from the coding sequence GTGGCGAACCTCGGCTTCACCCCGACCCAGCTGTCGGCGCGCGCGGCCTATCTCCTGCGCGGCAACGATCTCGGCACCATGACCAGCGCCGCACCCAAGCTGTACCCGCACATGTGGAGTTGGGACGCCGCGTTCGTCTCGGTCGGTCTGGCACCGCTGAGCGTGGAGCGTGCGGTCATCGAGATGGACACGCTGCTGTCGGCCCAGTGGACGAACGGGATGATCCCGCACATCGTGTTCGCCAACGGCCGCGACGGGTACTTCCCCGGTCCGGCGCGCTGGGAGTGCGCAAAACTCGCCGCCCACGCACCGACGACCGCAGACACCTCCGGCATCACCCAGCCGCCCGTCCATGCGATCGCCGTGCAGCGGATCCTGGACCAGTCCCGTCGACGTGGGCGCACGACCCGCGCGGTGGCCAACGAGTTCCTCGATCGGCGGTGGGGCGACCTCGTCCGGTGGCACCGGTGGCTGGCCGATGCCCGGGATCCGGGTGGGCGGGGTCGGATCACGCTGTTCCACGGGTGGGAGTCCGGAATGGACAACTCGCCGCGTTGGGATGCCGCGTACGGCAACGTCGTCCCCGGCGACGATCTGCCGCCGTACACACGTGCCGACCTGATGCACGTCGCCGACCTCACCATGCGCCCGACCGACCTGGAGTACGACCGATACCTCTGGTTGGTCGAGCAGATGAAACGGGTGAACTACGACGACGCCCTGCTGCCCGAGGTGATGAGCTTCGCCGTCGAGGACGTCTTCGTCAGCGCCATCTTCGCCGTCGCCTGCGATGTGCTCGCGACCATCGGCGAGGACTACTCGAAGCCACGGGCGGACGTCCGGGACCTGCGTGCGTGGGCCGATCGCTTCCGCGCCGGTGTGGTGTCGGCGACCAACGAGCGCAACGGCATCGCCCGCGACTTCGACCTGCGTGCGGGACGGTGGATCAACACCGAGACCATCGCCGCGTTCGCCCCCCTGCTGTGCGGCGGGCTGCCCCGCGACCGCGAGCGGACGTTGCTGCGAATCTTCGAGGGCCCGCGCTTCTGCGGGCATCCCGACCTGAAGTACGCGGTCCCCCCGTCGAACTCACCCATCGCGGCGAACTTCAAACCGCGCGAGTACTGGCGCGGACCGGTGTGGCCGGTGATCACCTGGCTCTTCTCGTGGGCGTTCGCCCGCCGAGGCTGGCCCGAACGATCGGCCCGACTCCGCGAGGAGGGGTTGCGCCAGGCGCAGGACGGCGCGTTCGCCGAGTACTACGAACCGTTCACCGGCGAACCGCTGGGGAGCATGCAGCAGAGCTGGACCGCCGCGGCCGTTCTGGACTGGCTCGACTAG